The genomic stretch GTCCACGAACCGGACCCCGCCCCGGTCTCCCTCTCGGTAAGGTCCGCAGCCGTGACCGAGACCTTTCTGCGGACCACCCGCAGCTCCTACGACGCGATCGCCAAGGACTACGCGGCCCAGTTCCCGGCCGGCGGCTGGCATCCGCTCGACCGCACCCTGATCACCGCCTTCACCGAGCTGGTCACCGGGCACGGCACGGCTCCCGTGGCCGACGTGGGCAGCGGCCCCGGCCACGTCACCGCGCTCCTCGACGAGCTGGGCGTGCCCGTCTTCGGCGTCGACCTCTCCCCCGCGATGGTGGCGCTGGCCCGCGGCACATATCCCCAACTGCGCTTCCACATCGGCTCGATGACGTCCCTGGACCTGCCGGACGCCACCCTGGGCGGCATCCTCGCCCTGTACTCGACGATCCACGTCCCCGACGCCCACCTGCCGACGGCCTTCGCCGAGTTCCACCGCACCCTGCTGCCCGGCGGCCACGCCCTCCTCGCCTTCCAGACCGCCATGGAACCCGGCCGCCTCCACCTGCCGGAGCGCTTCGGCCACGAGATCGACCTGGACTACTACTGGCGCACTCCGGACCAGGTCAGCGCCCTGCTGACCGAGGCGGGCCTGGAGCTGGTGGCGACGGTACGCCGGGAACCGGCCGCTGAAGAAACCCTGGCACGGGCGTTCGTCCTGGCCCGCAGGCCCGCCGGCGAGGCCTGAGCCCGGCCGGTCAGGAACCGGACGCGAGGTTCGTGGCCGCTTTGGCGGTCTGGAGGGTCCGGGCCAGGGGCACGGCGTCGCCGACGGCCCAGAAGTGCAGGTAGAAGAGGCGCGGCTGGTCGTTCAGAGAGTGATTGTGCAGCTCGACGACGCTGATCCCGCCGTTCCTCAGGATCTTGATGACCCGCTGCACCTCGCTGGAGATCATGACGAAGTCCCCGGTCACGGCGGCACGCCCACCGCCTACGGGGAAGAAGGTGACAGCGGTCGTGACTCCCATGGCGCCCGGCACGACACGGCCGCCGTCGCTGACCGTCTCCTGGCGGGCGAAGGAGAAACGGTAGCCGTCCTCGCTCCTGCCCTTGGCGCCGAGCGCGGCGTCGATGGCGGCGGTGTCGAGGCCGGCCGGCGGTGCCGTGTCGGGCTGGCGGGGCCCCGGGGTGGCGGTGGCGTCCAGACCGGCGCGCATGGCGCGGGCGAGGGCCACCGGATCGACGGCGACCCCATGCACATGCGTCCACCACAGCGGGGGCCGATGGGCGGGAAGGTGCTTGTGAATCGCGGTCTGCGCCAGATCATGGGCCTGCAGGGCATCGGTGACCCGCTGCAGCTCGGCCTCGGCGGCGACCACGTCGCCCATGAGCATCGTGCGGCCGTCCGGGTAACGGGCGAACGCCGCGTACGACGCCTCCACCAGCCCGCCGACCCCGTGCGAGGACAGATCCAGGTCATAGCGGGGAAACGTCAAGCGGTACACGACACCGCTCGCGCCCAGCCCACCCACGCCGTCCAGCTCCTCGGCCACGGCCTGCCAGTCCGCCGGATGCGTCACGAGCGGCCGCTGGAGCGACTCGGGTGCGTCACCGCGACCGTCCTCTCCGAGCGGGTCGAGGGCCTGCGCCACGGGAGCCTCGGCCAGGGCGGAGGCCAGCGCGCCGCCCGCCGCGAGGAAACCGCGCCGCGACGTCCGCAGCGTGCTGCCGTTCGACTCCATGGGCCGTCCCCTTGTCCCTCGACCGACTGTTCGGATCAGACAGGATGGACGACTCGCGCCACTGGGCCGTGGACGCCACGACCGAGTTTCGCCTGGTCGCGGGACCGGAGTACGGCGTTTGCCACGGTCACGCGGCCCCCAGCTCACACCACACGTACTTCCCCCGATCCCCGAACCGAGCCGTCGGCTGCCACCCCCAG from Streptomyces roseochromogenus subsp. oscitans DS 12.976 encodes the following:
- a CDS encoding class I SAM-dependent DNA methyltransferase, translating into MTETFLRTTRSSYDAIAKDYAAQFPAGGWHPLDRTLITAFTELVTGHGTAPVADVGSGPGHVTALLDELGVPVFGVDLSPAMVALARGTYPQLRFHIGSMTSLDLPDATLGGILALYSTIHVPDAHLPTAFAEFHRTLLPGGHALLAFQTAMEPGRLHLPERFGHEIDLDYYWRTPDQVSALLTEAGLELVATVRREPAAEETLARAFVLARRPAGEA
- a CDS encoding DUF1259 domain-containing protein; translation: MESNGSTLRTSRRGFLAAGGALASALAEAPVAQALDPLGEDGRGDAPESLQRPLVTHPADWQAVAEELDGVGGLGASGVVYRLTFPRYDLDLSSHGVGGLVEASYAAFARYPDGRTMLMGDVVAAEAELQRVTDALQAHDLAQTAIHKHLPAHRPPLWWTHVHGVAVDPVALARAMRAGLDATATPGPRQPDTAPPAGLDTAAIDAALGAKGRSEDGYRFSFARQETVSDGGRVVPGAMGVTTAVTFFPVGGGRAAVTGDFVMISSEVQRVIKILRNGGISVVELHNHSLNDQPRLFYLHFWAVGDAVPLARTLQTAKAATNLASGS